In Trueperaceae bacterium, the genomic stretch GCGCGGCTCGACGATCTTCGGCCCCGCGCTCGTGGGCCGGAACGTCCGGCTCGAGCGCGCCTACGTCGGCCCGTTCACGACGCTGGGCGACGACGTCGTCGTCCGCGACGCCGAGCTCGAGTACACGGTCGTGGGCGCGCGCACGCTCATCGAGCGCGTCGGCACGCGCATCCAGGCGAGCCTCATCGGCGAGGACGTGATCCTCTCCGGTCACGACGGCAGGCCCAGCTCCCACCGCCTCATCGTCGGCGACGAGAGCCGCATCGCGCTGCGCGAGGGGTGAGGCGCGGCCGGGCGGGCCTACGGCCACGGGTTCCCCGCGCCGTCCGTGCAGCGGCTCTCGCCCGTCGCCGGGTCGAGCCTCAGCTCGAGCGTGCGACCGTCGGCGAGCCTCGCGCGTTGGACGATGGTCGCCTCGTCGCCGCCCAGCGACGGGTAGCTGCAGCCGGCTACCTCGAGCCGGGCCAGCGCCGCGAACAGGGCCTCGCGCTCGCTCGTGAGGTCGCCCAGGTGATCGCTGGTCATCAGGACCCCGCCCGACAGCCCCGCGAACAGCGCGAGGCCCTCCACCTGCGCGTCCGTCAGGTGGTGGTAGCGGTCCCGGAGCAGGATGCAGTCCGGGTCGGCCTGCCACAGCCGACCGGCGGCATGGCCGCGAGTGACCTGGTCGCGCAACAGGCTCTGGGCGGGCCGCTCGCCCGACCAGCTGACGCCGGCGTCGCGCCCGATCCTCACCGCGTCGACCAGCCCGACCGACGCCCACAGCGGACAACCGCAGCCCAGCCACAGGGCGTCGCCGATCTCCTCGCGGATGATGGCGCCCATCCTGCGCCACACCGCGATGCGCGACATGCCGGGCCGGTGCCAGGCGGCCCTGTCCGGGCCGTGCTCGGCGCCGAAGTACATGAAGTCGGTCTTGAGGTAGCGGGCTCCCCAGTCGCGCGTCCAGGTCCTGAGCACGTGCCGTAGCCACGCCTCCGCGCCGGGGTGCGTGATGTCGAGGACGTAGTACTCCTCGCTCCGCTTGTGCCAGCGGAACTCCCCGTAGAAGGTCGCCTGCACGAGAGGCGCGCCGGTGGCGCGCTCGCGCAGCACCCAGTCGGGATGCTCGGCGAAGAGCCGGCTGCGGTTCCCGACCATGAACGGCGCGATCCACAGTCCCGGCGTGAAGCCCGCCGCGGCGATCTCGCCAAGCAGCGGCTTCATGCCGCGGGGGAACTGCGGCTTCACGTCGAGCCAGTCGCCCATCTCCGGCGTGAAGCCGTCATCGATGAGGAAGACGTCGAGGTCGATGCCGTGCCGGTCGCGGAAGGCCGCCGCGGCCGCCAGGTGCTCGCGGATGTTCTCCTCGTCGATGGCGGCGTAGAGGTTGTACCAGGAGCACCAGCCGGTGATGCGCCGCGCCGGGACGCGCGGAGGCAGCGGTGACGCCGCCGCGACGCGCTCGGACCAGCGGACCAGGGCGCGCTCCACGCCGTCGTCCCAGAAGAGCAGCAGCGTCTCCATCGCGAGCGCGCCGCTGCGGTCGAGCAGGCTCTCGGCGTCGATCGTCAGAGCCGCCTCGTCGCCGCCGAAGCGGAAGCGGCTCTGGAACCTGTCGTGGCGCTCGAAGCCTACGACCAACGCTCCCGACGCGTCGGTCGGCACGAGGGCGGTCATCGCGTAGCCCGCCGTCGGAGGCGAACCTGCCGCGGCGCGGCGCGTGGTCTCGCCCGGCTCCACGAACTCGCTGCCGTCCCAGCTGTGGTAGCCGTTGCGCAGGTAGCGGCCCACGCTCGTGACCCTGCCGAAGCGCAGGCCGAGCGACAGCGGCGCCTCGGCCAGGCCCGAGGCCGACAGGTCGAGGCGGGTGACGCCCTCCTCGTCGCCGACGGTCAGGACCAGCGTGCCGCCTGCCTGCAGCGCCCACTCGACCCGGTCTCCCCGGCGCGCGACGACCCGGTGTGCCGGCACGGCGCCGTCGCGGAGCGGCGCGACGTCGGCGAGGGCGATCGCGCCCATCTCGAACCCGGTCATGGCCCGAGCCGGACCTCCCGGCGCTCGTCGGCGGACCGGCGCGCCGCGAGCGCCAGCCTCAGGGCGGCGACGCCCTCCTCCAGAGGGACGCGCGGTCGGCTCCCTGCCGCGATCGCCCGGTGCAGGTCGGCGAGCTGCGCGACGAAGGGATCGGTGGTCCCCGCGATCTCCAGGACCTCCCCTTCGCCGTCGGTCCTCGACAGCACGGCCTCGTTCCAGCCGGTGAAGCGGCCGGTCATGCGCTCGGCGTACACCTCCCACCGCTTGTCCCACACGCCGGGCACCGCGATGTTCGAGGCGTTGAGCGTCGCGATCCGCCCGTCGTCCCAGCCGAAGATCGCGGCGCTGACGTCCTCGATGTCGTAACCGGGCGTGGAGCGGTGCGCGAGGTTCGAGCGTCTGGCGTAGACGCTGTCCGGGTCGCCCATCAGGTGGCGGACGAGGTCGATCAGGTGGATCGCCTGCTCGACGACCTGGCCCCCCGACTTGGCCTCCTCGCGCCACCAGCTCGCGTGCAGCGAGTTGCAGTGGTAGGAACCGACGAACAGGCCGACGCGGCCGGCGTCGGCCTCGTCCCAGGCCCGCACGGCGTCGCCGAAGCGGTACATGAAGCCCACCGCCGCCACGACGCCCGCCGCCCTCGCGGCTTCGGCCATCAGCTCGGCCGACCGCACGTCCAGAGCCAGCGGCTTCTCGACGAGGAGGTGGACGCCCGCGCGCGCGACACGCTGGACCAGGTCCCCGCGAGCGAAGGGCGGCAGCGTGACGATCACGAGGTCCGGGCGCTCGACCCGCAGCATCTCGTCGACATCGGTGTACGCGGACGCGCCGTGCCGGCCGGCGAACGCCGCCGTCCTCCGCGCGTCGCGGCCGCAGCAAGCGACCAGCTCGAGGTCGTGCGGCAGCGCGGCGACGGCGTCGGCGTGCCGCCGCGCGACGCCGCCGCAGCCCAGGAGGGCGACGCGCAGCCGGCTCATGCGGGGAACTCCAGCACGGCCTGCAGCATCCCTGGCTCGCCCGCGTCGAGCCGGGCGAACAGCTCCGGCGCCCGCGAGAACGGCGCGCTGTGCGTGATGAGGGGCAGGAGGTCGAGGGCGCCGGCGAGCTGCAGGTCGATGACCGTGCGCCACAGGCGGGCCCTAGACCACCGCGCGCCGGCCTCGGGCGCGACGCCGGAGATCTGCGAGCTGATCAGCTGGATGCGGTTGTGGTGGAACTCCTCGCCAAGCCTGAGGCCCGTGACCTCGCCCTGGAAGAAGCCCAGCGCCACGACCCGGGCGTTGTAGGCGGCGGCGCGGATCGCCTCGGCGAGCGCCGACGGCGCGCCCGACACCTCGATGCACGCGTCGGCGCCTCGGCCGTCCGTCAGCCGCTTGACCTCCTCGGCCGCGCCCTCGGGGCCCAGCGCGAGGTGCGCTCCCAGGCGCAGGCACGTCTCGCGGCGCGCCGGGTCGGGGTCCACCGCGACCACCCGCGCCCCGGACGCGCGCGCCGCCTGCGCCACGATCTGCCCGGGCACGCCCAGACCGAAGACCGCGACGGTGTCGCCGATGCGGACCTGCGCGTCGTGCACGCCGTTGAGCGCGACCGCCCCGATGTGCGCGAAGACGCCGACGCGCGGGTCGACGCCGTCGGGCAGCAAGCGCTGGCGCGCGTAGGCGGTGTCGGCGACGTGGTGCGTCTTGTGGTGCCACGCGCCGAACAGCCGCTGGCCGACGCGCAGGTCGCTCACGGCGGCTCCTACCTCGACGATCTCGCCGACCTCCCCGTAGCCGAGGTCGCGGACCGGCCACTCCCAGCTGGGGGCGGCGGCGTCGAGGAACAGGCGCGTGGCCTCGTCGAAGCGGCGGTGCATGAAGGGGTTCGTCCCGCGGTACTGCGTGAGCTCCGTGCCGGCGCTCACGCCGGAGTAGAGCGTGCGGACGCGCACCTCGTCTGGCCCCAGAGGCGGCCAGGGGAGCTCCTCGAACGCCAGCGTGCGCGGCGCCGTCAAGACCAGGGCGCTGCTCGAAGGCATGGTGACCGCCTACCTCCCCGTCACGCGCTCGGTCCGGCGCCGAGCCTGGCCGCCAGCCAGTCGAGCGTCGGGTCCCACAGTCTCTCGCCGGACGACCAGTCCTCGCCGTCGGTGAAGCCGCCGTGGATGCCTCCCGGCACGCAGTGGGCCTCCCGCGCTGCGAGGTGGGAGCGGACCTCCGGGTCGAGCGGCAAGGCGAGCCTCCTGTGGACGCCTCGGCGCCGCGCTGGCGGGGTCACGCGGGCGGCGCGTGGGCGTTGACTTCGGCAGCGGCCGCTGCTAGCGTAACCGCGACCGCAGTTCGGATTGCAAACGTTTGCGAAGCGGGCCGCGACCGCCGCCGTCGCTTCGCATCCCGACAGGCCTCTCGTCGGCCCTAGCCCCCTTCGGCCCACGCGCCGCCTCTCGAGGAGCCATGGTCCAGCGCAGCAGCACGCTCAAGGTACTGGCGGAGCATCTCGGCGTCTCGGTCGCCACCGTCTCGCGCGCCCTGGCGGGGAACCCGACGGTCGCCGAGAGGACGCGGGCGCGCGTGGTGGAGGCAGCCAGACGCTACGGGTACGTGCCGAACGTCGCCGCCCGCCAGCTGGTGTCGGGCCGCAGCGGCTTCGCCGCCTTCGTGCTGCCGGTCCGCGGACCCAGCTTCGTCGACTCCTACCTGGGCGAGTTCCTGACGGGCCTGGGCGAGGGCCTCGTGGAGCACGGCGTCGACCTGCTCCTGGCCACCGTGCAGGAAGGCAGGTCCGAGCTGACCGTCCTCAGGCACGTCATCGAGTCGGGGCGCGCGGACGGCGTCGTGGTGGCCCGCATCGGCGAGGAAGACGAGCGGGTCAGGTACCTGCGGGAGCGCGGCGTCCCGTTCGTCATGCACGGGCGCCTGCTCGACGAGGAGGCGCCCGTGAGCTGGCTCGACACCGACAGCGGCACGGCGTTCGGCGAGGCCTTCGACATGCTCTACGAGCTCGGCCACCGCCGCTTCGGGCTCGTGAGCATCACCGACCGCATGACCTTCAGGCACCTCAGGGAGAGGGGTCTGCGCCAGGCGATGGCGCGGCGCGGCGACGACACGGTCGAGCTCGCCGTCGTCGCGGCCCCGCGCTTCGACCGCGGCGCCATCGTCGCGAAGATCGACGAGCTGCTCGCCGGTCCGCGGCGCCCGACGGCGGTGATCGGCCTGTTCGACGAGCTGGCGCTGCTCGTCCTGGAACGGGCGGCGCACTTCGGCCTCGAGGTCCCTCGCGACCTGTCGGTGGTCGGCTTCGACAACGTGCCCGCGGCGGCCTACGCCCCTCCCGGCCTCACCACTTTCGACGCCTGCACCCGCCGCTCCGCCAAGGAGATCGGCGAGATGCTGATCTCCGTCATCGAGAACCGCGACGACCCGCCGCTGCAACGGCTCGTACGACCCGAACCGGTGCTCAGGGGCAGCCACGGACCGGCCCCGCGCAGCCCGCAAGCGCAGTGAGGAAAGGGAGGACGATCCGATGAAGACGACGTTCCGGTTTCTAGCAGGCGCAGCGTTCGCGCTGCTCATGATGGCGCCGGCCGCGACCGCTCAGGTGCTGTTCTGGTCGACCCAGGCGTCGCCAGTCGAGGAGGCCCAGGCCATGCGCGAGCAGGTGCTGGCCGGCTTCCCCGGCGGCGTGGACTTCCAGGCTCAGGACACGGGTCCGTTCTACACCCGCCTCGAGGCCGAGCTGCAGGCCGGCCGCGGCGAGATCGGCGTGGTCGGGGCGCTGCACGGCGACCTCGCCCTCTACGCCGACAGCTGGGTGGACCTCTCGGCCGTCGACCTCAGCGGCATCCAGGTGAGCGAGGCGTTCATGGAGCTCGGTCGCCTGGGCACCGACGAGCAGAAGTACCTGCCGTGGATGCAGGCGAACTACGTGATGGCGGCGAACCGCCAGGCCCTCGAGTACCTGCCCGAGGGCGCCGACCTGAACGCGCTGACCTACGAGCAGCTCGTCGAGTGGGCGGCCAACGTGCACGAGGCGACCGGCACGCCGAAGTTCGGGTTCCCGGCCGGCCCGCAGGGGCTCAGGCACAGGTTCTTCCAGGGCTTCCTGCTGCCCTCGTTCACCGGGTCCACGGTCACGAAGTTCCGCTCGCCCGAGGCCGAGGAGGCCTGGGAGCTCTTCAAGGAGCTGTGGCAGCACACGAACCCCGCCTCCACGAACTACGGGTTCATGCAGGAGCCCCTGCTCACGGGCGACGTGTGGATCGCGTTCGACCACATCGCCCGCCTGGCCGACGCCTTCAACCAGCGGCCCGACGACTTCGTCGCCTTCCCGGCCCCCGCCGGACCGATAGGACGCGGGTTCATGCCGGTGCTGGCGGGCATCGCCGTCCCCGTCACCACCCCCGACCTCGACGCCTCCCTGGCGCTGGTCGAGTACATGATGCAGCCCGAGACGCAGGTGGCGACGCTGCTGGCCACGAACTTCTACCCCACCATCGACGCCGAGCTGCCCGACGACCTGCCCCCGGCTGCGCGCGCCCTCGGTCCGGCGATCACGGCCATGACCACGGCCCCCGACGCGCTGCCGGCGCTGCTGCCGGTGGGCCTCGGCGAGCTGGGCGGCCAGTTCAACCAGGTGTACATCGACACCTTCGAGCGCATCGTGCTGGCGGGCCAGCCGACCCGCACCGTCCTCGACGAGCAGGCGGCCGTGCTGCGCGACCTGATGGTCCAGGCCAACGCGCCGTGCTGGCTGCCCGACGAGCCGTCGGAAGGGGCCTGCCCCGTCGACTGAGCACGTGGACGCGGCTGCCGGCGCTCGTACGGGGCGCCGGCAGCCGCTGCGCCCCGTCCCCCGCAGTCCCGATAGGAGCCGAAGCCGAACGATGCGCTCCAGGGCGCTCCCCTACCTGCTGATACTGCCGGCGACGCTGTTCCTGCTGGTGTTCTTCGTGTACCCCGCCGTGCAGATCGGGGTGCTGGCCGTGTCGGGGCCAGAGGGGTTCACGCTGCGGCACCTCCAGACGATGGCCGGCCACTGGAAGTTCGGTCCAGCGCTGCGCTGGACGCTCCTGCTGGCAGCCATCGCCGTGCCCATACAGGTGGTCCTGGCGCTCGGGATGGCGTCGATCGTCACCAGGCTCAAGGCCGGCCGCGACACCGTGCTCTACGTCTTCTCGATCCCGTTGGGCCTCTCCGACCTGGCGGCCGGCATCATCTGGCTGGCGATCTTCGAGCAGTCTGGCTTCCTCAACTCGCTCCTGTTCCGGCTCGGGGTGATCGAGCGCCCCGTGCTCTTCCTCGGCTACCAGAGCGTCGGGGTGATCTTCCTCGCCGTGGTACTGGCCGAGGTGTGGCGCGCCACGGCGATCGTCATGGTGATCCTCGTCGCCGGCATGGGCCTCATCCCCAAGGAGTACGACGAGGCCGGACAGGTGTTCGGCGCGAACGCCTGGCAGCGGTTCACGAGGATCACGCTGCCGCTCCTGCGGCCGAGCCTGCAGTCGGCCCTCATCCTCCGCACGCTGAACGCGTTCGAGGTCTTCGGCGTCGTCGTCGCGTTGGGCGGGACCACGCTGCCGGTGCTCATGGGCGAGACGTACCAGTGGCAGTTCGCCCTGCGCGACCGCAACGTCGCCGCCTCCTACGCGCTCGTCATCCTCGCCGTCTCGGTCGCGGCGACCCTCTTCTACCAGCGCGCCCTGCGCGTGCCGAAGGGAGCGACGCCGTGAGGGCCGGCGGAGCGGACGCCGCCGTCGCCGCTCCCCACGACGCCCCGCGCGCCGTCCCCGCCGTGGGCACGGCCGGGCGCTTCCTGTTCGTCAGCGCGGTCGTCGTGCTCTCGGCCTGGGTGCTGGTGCCCATCTACCTGATGATGGTCAACGCGCTCTCGTCGCCCCAGGAGGTCACCGCCTTCCCCAAGACCTTCGTCCCCTCCTTCGACCTCGGGTCGGTGCGGTTCTTCGCCACCTTCGCCGGCGTGGCCAGGGCCCTGTGGAACTCGGTCCTGGTGGCCGCGCTGACCATGCTGCTGTCGCTGGGCCTGGGCGCCCCCGCCGGCTACGCGCTCTCCCGCTTCGAGTTCCCCGGCAAGGGGTTCTTCCGGCTTCTCGTCGTGATGACCAGGGCCTTCCCGCTGCCGCTGCTGGCGCTGCCGCTGGCCGTGTTCTTCATCCGGACGGGGCTCGACGACACCGCGCTGGGCCTGGCGATCGTGCACACGGTCCTGGCCATCCCGTTCGCCGCACTGATCACCTACTCGCTGTTCTCCGGCATACCGCTCGAGCTGGAGGAGGCCGCCTGGACCCTCGGCTGCACCCGCTGGCAGGCGTTCCACAAGGTGGTGCTCCCGCTGGTGCTGCCCGGCATCGCCGCCTCGGCGGTCTTCGCCTTCATCGTCTCCTGGAACGAGGTGTTCGCCGCCGCCGTGCTGACCATCCAGAACCGAACGCTGCCCGCCTTCCTCGTCCAGAGCCTCAACGTCTCCCCGCTCCACCTCAAGTTCGCCGGGGGCGCGGCCCTGGTGATCCCCGCGCTCGTGTTCATCTTCGCCGTGCGGAGGTACCTGTTCGCGATGTGGGGCATCGCGAACCGCTAGGGCAGCCATGGCCGAGATCGTCATCAAGGACGTCGCCAAGAGCTTCGGCAGCTTCCGGGCGCTCCACTCGATCGACCTGAGCATCGCGGACCGGGAGTTCATGGTGCTGCTGGGCCCCTCGGGCTGCGGCAAGACGACCCTGCTGCGCATCATCGCCGGCCTCGAGACGCCCAGCGCCGGCGAGGTCTGGATCGGCGGGCGCCGCGTGGACAGGCTGCCCCCGCGCCAGCGCGGCATCGCCATGGTCTTCCAGAACTACGCGGTCTTCCCGCACCTCACGGTGTTCGAGAACATCGCCTTCGGGCTGCGCATGCAGAAGCTCCCCCGCAGGACGATCGAGGAGCGCGTCAACCGCACCGCCGAGCTGATGCACATCGAGCAGCTCCTCGAGCGCTACTCCGGCCAGCTCTCGGGCGGCCAGCGGCAGCGCGTCGCGGTCGCGCGGGCGCTGGCCATGGAGCCCGACGTGATCCTGATGGACGAGCCGCTCTCGAACCTCGACGCGCTCCTGCGCCTCGAGATGCGCGCCGAGCTCAAGGGCGTGCTGGAGGCCAGCCGGACCACCACGATCTACGTCACCCACGACCAGGTGGAGGCGATGTCGCTGGCCGACCGCATCGCCGTCATGCACGAGGGCAGGATCGTCCAGGCCTCGACGCCCGTGGAGGTCTACCGCGACCCGGCGGCCCGCTTCGTCGGCAGCTTCATCGGCAACCCGCCGATGAACTTCATCGCCGCCACCAGGACGGCTCCCGGCGAGTGGGACGTGGCGGGGCTCAAGCTGCCGGGTCCCGCGTCCGGCGACCGCCTCGAGTTCGCGATCCGTCCCGAGGACGTGGAGGTAGCGCCGGGCGGGCTCAAGGCCGTCGTGCGCGTGGTCGAGCCGCTCGGCCCGCACACGCTGGTGACGGCCGACGTGGCGGGCAGGCTCTTCCGCGCCGTCCTCGAGTCCGACCTGTCGGTGGCGCCGGGCGACGAGCTCAGCCTGGTGCCGAGAGAGGGACGCGTGCGCTGGTTCGATCCCGAGACCGGCGAAGCCGTGCGATGACGGACCGCGCGACCATGGTCGCGCAGGCCAGGGACGTGCTGCGCGCCAACGACCGCGGCGGCTACACCGTGCCGACCGCCGGGCTCTACCCGTTCCAGTGGAACTGGGACTCCTGCTTGACCGCCCTCGGGCTGAGCCACGCAGACGAGGAGCGCGCCTGGCGCGAGATCGAGACGCTCTTCGCGCACCAGTGGGAGGACGGCATGGTCCCCCACATCGTCTTCCACGAGCCTTCCGACGGGTACTTCCCCGGACCCGAGGTCTGGGGCACCGGCAGGCCCACGCCGACCTCGGGCATCACGCAGCCGCCCGTCGCCGGCTTCGTGATGAGGCGGCTCTACGACCGGGCCGCCGACCGCGAGCTGGCCGCGGCCAAGGCCCGGGCGCTGCTGCCCAAGGTCGACGCCTGGCACGAGTGGTTCCACCGGCACAGGGACCCTCGCGGGGAGGGCCTGGTCGCGATCATCCACCCCTGGGAGTCGGGGCGGGACAACTCGGTCGACTGGGACGAGCCGCTCTCGAGGGTGCCGACCGAGGGCGTGACCCCCTACACCCGCCGCGACACCCAGCACGCCGACCCGGCGCACCGGCCCACGAAGGCGCAGTACGACCGCTACCTGTGGCTCGTCGAGCGCTTCCGCGGGCTCGGCTGGGACGCCGCGACGCTGCACGACGCGTCGCCGTTCCGCGTGGTCGACCCCGGCTTCAACGCGGTACTGATCAGGTCGTGCGCCGACCTCGCCGACCTGGCCGACGACCTGGGCGAGCACGAGGTGGCCGCCGCCAACAGGGCGCGCGCCGCGGCGGGGCTGGCTGCGCTCGAGGGCCTGTGGAGCGAGGCGCACGGCCAGTACCTGTGCCGCGACCGCGCGAGCGGCGAGCTCGTGGGCAGCGCGTCGGTGGGCGGGCTCCTCGCCGTCTTCGCCGCGGTCCCCGAGGGCCGGGCCGCGCGGATCGCCGCCACCATCGAGCGCTGGGCGCGGGACGTGAGGTACCTGGTGCCCTCGCACGACCCGGCCGACCCGCGCTTCGAGCCCCAGCGCTACTGGCGCGGGCCCGTCTGGCTCGTCGTGAACTACCTGCTCGCCGACGGGCTGGCGCGAGCGGGCCAGGGCGAGCTGGCCGGGAAGGTCCTCGACTCGAGCCTCGAGCTCGTCGCCGCCTCCGGCTTCGCCGAGTACTACGACCCCGTCACCGCGACCGCCTGCGGCGGCGGCGAGTTCTCCTGGACCGCGGCCATGGCCCTGGAGCTGCTGGACGCGCGCGAGGGCTGAGGCGCCGCGGGCCATCGGCGGCGCGCCCCCGGCGCCGACCGAGAGCGCCGGCGCGCCTCAAGGCTCACGCCGGCGTCAGCAGCGCGAGCCCGCGGCGGCGCAGCACGAACGCCGCGGCGGACACCCCGCGACCGGGGTCGAGCCTGTCGACGCAGCGGTCGGCAGGCAGCGCGTCGCCGGTCAGCTCGACGTCGTGGTCGGTAGCGTTGACGGCGGCGCAGACCACGCCCGCCTCCGACTCGCGCCTCACGACCACGGCGCCGCTCTGCGCGA encodes the following:
- a CDS encoding ABC transporter substrate-binding protein, which translates into the protein MKTTFRFLAGAAFALLMMAPAATAQVLFWSTQASPVEEAQAMREQVLAGFPGGVDFQAQDTGPFYTRLEAELQAGRGEIGVVGALHGDLALYADSWVDLSAVDLSGIQVSEAFMELGRLGTDEQKYLPWMQANYVMAANRQALEYLPEGADLNALTYEQLVEWAANVHEATGTPKFGFPAGPQGLRHRFFQGFLLPSFTGSTVTKFRSPEAEEAWELFKELWQHTNPASTNYGFMQEPLLTGDVWIAFDHIARLADAFNQRPDDFVAFPAPAGPIGRGFMPVLAGIAVPVTTPDLDASLALVEYMMQPETQVATLLATNFYPTIDAELPDDLPPAARALGPAITAMTTAPDALPALLPVGLGELGGQFNQVYIDTFERIVLAGQPTRTVLDEQAAVLRDLMVQANAPCWLPDEPSEGACPVD
- a CDS encoding trehalase family glycosidase: MTDRATMVAQARDVLRANDRGGYTVPTAGLYPFQWNWDSCLTALGLSHADEERAWREIETLFAHQWEDGMVPHIVFHEPSDGYFPGPEVWGTGRPTPTSGITQPPVAGFVMRRLYDRAADRELAAAKARALLPKVDAWHEWFHRHRDPRGEGLVAIIHPWESGRDNSVDWDEPLSRVPTEGVTPYTRRDTQHADPAHRPTKAQYDRYLWLVERFRGLGWDAATLHDASPFRVVDPGFNAVLIRSCADLADLADDLGEHEVAAANRARAAAGLAALEGLWSEAHGQYLCRDRASGELVGSASVGGLLAVFAAVPEGRAARIAATIERWARDVRYLVPSHDPADPRFEPQRYWRGPVWLVVNYLLADGLARAGQGELAGKVLDSSLELVAASGFAEYYDPVTATACGGGEFSWTAAMALELLDAREG
- a CDS encoding LacI family DNA-binding transcriptional regulator, coding for MVQRSSTLKVLAEHLGVSVATVSRALAGNPTVAERTRARVVEAARRYGYVPNVAARQLVSGRSGFAAFVLPVRGPSFVDSYLGEFLTGLGEGLVEHGVDLLLATVQEGRSELTVLRHVIESGRADGVVVARIGEEDERVRYLRERGVPFVMHGRLLDEEAPVSWLDTDSGTAFGEAFDMLYELGHRRFGLVSITDRMTFRHLRERGLRQAMARRGDDTVELAVVAAPRFDRGAIVAKIDELLAGPRRPTAVIGLFDELALLVLERAAHFGLEVPRDLSVVGFDNVPAAAYAPPGLTTFDACTRRSAKEIGEMLISVIENRDDPPLQRLVRPEPVLRGSHGPAPRSPQAQ
- a CDS encoding glycoside hydrolase family 36 protein: MTGFEMGAIALADVAPLRDGAVPAHRVVARRGDRVEWALQAGGTLVLTVGDEEGVTRLDLSASGLAEAPLSLGLRFGRVTSVGRYLRNGYHSWDGSEFVEPGETTRRAAAGSPPTAGYAMTALVPTDASGALVVGFERHDRFQSRFRFGGDEAALTIDAESLLDRSGALAMETLLLFWDDGVERALVRWSERVAAASPLPPRVPARRITGWCSWYNLYAAIDEENIREHLAAAAAFRDRHGIDLDVFLIDDGFTPEMGDWLDVKPQFPRGMKPLLGEIAAAGFTPGLWIAPFMVGNRSRLFAEHPDWVLRERATGAPLVQATFYGEFRWHKRSEEYYVLDITHPGAEAWLRHVLRTWTRDWGARYLKTDFMYFGAEHGPDRAAWHRPGMSRIAVWRRMGAIIREEIGDALWLGCGCPLWASVGLVDAVRIGRDAGVSWSGERPAQSLLRDQVTRGHAAGRLWQADPDCILLRDRYHHLTDAQVEGLALFAGLSGGVLMTSDHLGDLTSEREALFAALARLEVAGCSYPSLGGDEATIVQRARLADGRTLELRLDPATGESRCTDGAGNPWP
- a CDS encoding zinc-binding dehydrogenase — encoded protein: MPSSSALVLTAPRTLAFEELPWPPLGPDEVRVRTLYSGVSAGTELTQYRGTNPFMHRRFDEATRLFLDAAAPSWEWPVRDLGYGEVGEIVEVGAAVSDLRVGQRLFGAWHHKTHHVADTAYARQRLLPDGVDPRVGVFAHIGAVALNGVHDAQVRIGDTVAVFGLGVPGQIVAQAARASGARVVAVDPDPARRETCLRLGAHLALGPEGAAEEVKRLTDGRGADACIEVSGAPSALAEAIRAAAYNARVVALGFFQGEVTGLRLGEEFHHNRIQLISSQISGVAPEAGARWSRARLWRTVIDLQLAGALDLLPLITHSAPFSRAPELFARLDAGEPGMLQAVLEFPA
- a CDS encoding sugar ABC transporter permease codes for the protein MRSRALPYLLILPATLFLLVFFVYPAVQIGVLAVSGPEGFTLRHLQTMAGHWKFGPALRWTLLLAAIAVPIQVVLALGMASIVTRLKAGRDTVLYVFSIPLGLSDLAAGIIWLAIFEQSGFLNSLLFRLGVIERPVLFLGYQSVGVIFLAVVLAEVWRATAIVMVILVAGMGLIPKEYDEAGQVFGANAWQRFTRITLPLLRPSLQSALILRTLNAFEVFGVVVALGGTTLPVLMGETYQWQFALRDRNVAASYALVILAVSVAATLFYQRALRVPKGATP
- a CDS encoding carbohydrate ABC transporter permease, with the protein product MRAGGADAAVAAPHDAPRAVPAVGTAGRFLFVSAVVVLSAWVLVPIYLMMVNALSSPQEVTAFPKTFVPSFDLGSVRFFATFAGVARALWNSVLVAALTMLLSLGLGAPAGYALSRFEFPGKGFFRLLVVMTRAFPLPLLALPLAVFFIRTGLDDTALGLAIVHTVLAIPFAALITYSLFSGIPLELEEAAWTLGCTRWQAFHKVVLPLVLPGIAASAVFAFIVSWNEVFAAAVLTIQNRTLPAFLVQSLNVSPLHLKFAGGAALVIPALVFIFAVRRYLFAMWGIANR
- a CDS encoding Gfo/Idh/MocA family oxidoreductase, with translation MSRLRVALLGCGGVARRHADAVAALPHDLELVACCGRDARRTAAFAGRHGASAYTDVDEMLRVERPDLVIVTLPPFARGDLVQRVARAGVHLLVEKPLALDVRSAELMAEAARAAGVVAAVGFMYRFGDAVRAWDEADAGRVGLFVGSYHCNSLHASWWREEAKSGGQVVEQAIHLIDLVRHLMGDPDSVYARRSNLAHRSTPGYDIEDVSAAIFGWDDGRIATLNASNIAVPGVWDKRWEVYAERMTGRFTGWNEAVLSRTDGEGEVLEIAGTTDPFVAQLADLHRAIAAGSRPRVPLEEGVAALRLALAARRSADERREVRLGP
- a CDS encoding ABC transporter ATP-binding protein, which encodes MAEIVIKDVAKSFGSFRALHSIDLSIADREFMVLLGPSGCGKTTLLRIIAGLETPSAGEVWIGGRRVDRLPPRQRGIAMVFQNYAVFPHLTVFENIAFGLRMQKLPRRTIEERVNRTAELMHIEQLLERYSGQLSGGQRQRVAVARALAMEPDVILMDEPLSNLDALLRLEMRAELKGVLEASRTTTIYVTHDQVEAMSLADRIAVMHEGRIVQASTPVEVYRDPAARFVGSFIGNPPMNFIAATRTAPGEWDVAGLKLPGPASGDRLEFAIRPEDVEVAPGGLKAVVRVVEPLGPHTLVTADVAGRLFRAVLESDLSVAPGDELSLVPREGRVRWFDPETGEAVR